One Setaria viridis chromosome 7, Setaria_viridis_v4.0, whole genome shotgun sequence genomic region harbors:
- the LOC117865294 gene encoding UV-B-induced protein At3g17800, chloroplastic translates to MPAWAEAALVLASPSPATASSSSSSCGVIRPRAAAVEAGRLFCKGFPCSMRSKAGFQINGYRTRTFKIKAKTESGDGYTRLAPLRFESPSGQLLVQILQSHPHLLPATVDQQLENLQSEKDAQKEEASKVPQDLLYKRIAEVKEKERQNTLEEIIYCWIIYKFMDNDISMTPALAPGGGPVRDISSLPNQEDKLQSIHSPDAFEMIQNHLNLIMGEKIAAPLDTVVEISNLNLGKLYAASIMYGYFLKRVDERFQLEKTMKTLPPNPKQQIVFENLKPNPFWDMESLVQITPDGEEISLDDEESNPNKLRSYVSQLDADTLQRYATIRSKEAVSLIEKQTQSLFGRPDIKVLDDGSVNARDGQMITITFIELNHLVLEAVAFGSFLWEAESYVESKYHFVNS, encoded by the exons ATGCCGGCGTGGGCCGAAGCGGCGCTCGTCCTCGCCTCGCCGtcccccgccaccgcctcctcgtcctcctcgtcatGCGGCGTCAtcaggccgcgcgccgccgccgtggaggccgGCAGGCTCTTCTGCAAG GGGTTTCCTTGTAGCATGCGTTCCAAAGCTGGATTCCAGATTAATGGTTACCGTACAAGGACCTTCAAGATTAAAGCAAAAACGGAATCTGGTGATGGCTACACACGTCTTGCGCCACTCAGATTTGAATCTCCAAGCGGTCAACTTCTGGTCCAAATACTACAATCACACCCTCACCTGCTGCCTGCAACAGTTGATCAGCAACTTGAAAATTTGCAATCAGAGAAAGATGCCCAAAAGGAAGAAGCTTCAAAAGTTCCTCAGGACCTCCTCTACAA GAGAATTGCAGAAGTTAAAGAGAAGGAAAGGCAGAACACTTTAGAAGAGATCATCTACTGCTGGATTATCTACAAGTTTATGGACAATGACATATCTATGACTCCTGCATTAGCACCAGGTGGTGGCCCTGTGCGCGACATATCTTCGCTGCCTAACCAAGAGGATAAACTGCAAAGCATACACTCCCCAGATGCCTTTGAGATGATACAAAACCATCTTAACCTTATCATGGGAGAAAAGATAGCAGCACCACTGGACACTGTTGTTGAAATCAGCAACTTGAATCTTGGAAAGCTTTATGCAGCATCGATCATGTATGGTTACTTCCTTAAGAGGGTGGATGAGCGGTTCCAGCTCGAGAAAACTATGAAGACTCTCCCGCCAAACCCCAAGCAGCAGATAGTATTTGAAAACTTGAAACCAAATCCATTCTGGGATATGGAGTCCTTAGTACAGATTACGCCTGACGGGGAGGAGATCAGTTTGGACGATGAAGAATCAAATCCAAACAAGTTGAGATCTTATGTTTCACAACTGGACGCTGATACATTGCAAAGATATGCAACTATCAGGTCAAAGGAAGCTGTCTCACTGATCGAGAAGCAAACTCAGTCTTTGTTTGGACGACCGGACATCAAAGTGTTGGACGATGGTTCTGTTAATGCAAGGGATGGTCAGATGATAACAATCACATTTATAGAGTTGAATCATCTCGTCTTGGAGGCAGTTGCTTTCGGATCCTTCCTCTGGGAAGCTGAGAGTTACGTGGAGTCAAAATACCATTTTGTTAACAGTTGA
- the LOC140223502 gene encoding uncharacterized protein: MERYESKFVVDWKNKKVVFAESGKEFVDVLLSFLTLPLGTIVQLLGKESSLGCFDELYKSVESLDASHFQTKACKNMLLRPLSAAGNLYKDLVVRIDDTNHRNVWVCRQRTEPAEGGIGFS, from the exons ATGGAAAGATACGAGTCAAAGTTCGTAGTGGACTGGAAGAACAAAAAGGTAGTGTTTGCAGAGTCCGGCAAGGAGTTCGTGGACGTGCTCCTCAGCTTCCTCACCCTACCACTGGGCACCATTGTTCAGCTTCTCGGCAAGGAGTCATCCCTAGGCTGCTTCGATGAGTTATACAAGAGCGTGGAGAGCCTTGACGCGAGCCACTTCCAAACCAAGGCGTGCAAAAACATGCTGCTTAGGCCCCTCAGCGCTGCCGGGAATCTGTACAAGGATCTTGTTGTCAGGATTGACGACACCAACCACAGGAACGTTTGGGTCTGCAGACAGC GTACTGAACCTGCTGAGGGCGGCATTGGTTTCTCGTGA
- the LOC117862888 gene encoding uncharacterized protein yields the protein MCDYFLQRMEGDQAGGDLTDIVRAGGAMPGSAEVPSTAAEWQLQGEPTMLFPPPPSSSDGCAGGAGGGADVFGDPFAGLGDPFSSDYASGADFLDAMPDAMAKVGFDTAVGGSGGGGGGGGQLMDMSRKPFLPRGLQQMPAVGVLAPRVLPSPLSPRAIRPYPALAGDMVKLGITAGQVAGCAIDAAVVGMQMSSPRAAGGIKRRKNQARKVVCIPAPTAAGGRPTGEVVPSDLWAWRKYGQKPIKGSPYPRGYYRCSSSKGCSARKQVERSRNDPNMLVITYTSEHNHPWPTQRNALAGSTRNHHGKNSSGSSSGSKSSQNEKQQQPNVKEEPKDPATTTTTSTITTTTSTSPVAAVKEEALAGSSEALGRVMDAAVVDHNIELMDQVFSESYKPMIPEAGHSDDFFSDLAELESDPMSLIFSKEYMEAKPSGGGDRAQEKAITKDLDPFDMLDWSTTSSAASSFEQGKRG from the exons ATGTGCGACTACTTCCTTCAGAGGATGGAGGGCGACCAGGCCGGCGGGGACCTCACCGACATCGtccgcgccggcggggccatgCCGGGCAGCGCCGAGGTGCCGTCCACGGCCGCCGAGTGGCAGCTCCAGGGGGAGCCGACGATGctcttcccgccgccgccgtcgtcatcggACGGCTGCGCCgggggtgccggcggcggcgccgacgtctTCGGCGACCCTTTCGCCGGCCTCGGGGACCCGTTCAGCAGCGACTACGCATCGGGCGCCGACTTCCTGGACGCCATGCCCGACGCGATGGCCAAGGTCGGCTTCGACACGGCtgtcggcggcagcggaggagggggaggaggcggaggccaaCTGATGGACATGAGCCGGAAGCCTTTCTTGCCGCGGGGGTTGCAGCAGATGCCGGCGGTCGGCGTGCTGGCTCCGAGGGTGCTGCCATCGCCGCTGTCGCCGAGGGCGATACGGCCGTACCCGGCGTTAGCCGGCGACATGGTGAAGCTCGGCATCACAGCCGGGCAGGTGGCCGGGTGCGCCATCGACGCCGCCGTTGTCGGCATGCAGATGTCGTCGCctcgcgccgcgggcgggatcAAGCGCAG GAAGAACCAAGCAAGGAAGGTGGTATGCATTCCGGCGCCGACAGCGGCAGGGGGGAGACCCACCGGGGAGGTGGTTCCTTCTGATCTCTGGGCGTGGAGGAAGTACGGCCAGAAGCCTATCAAGGGATCTCCCTATCCAAG GGGGTACTACAGATGCAGCAGCTCAAAAGGATGCTCAGCACGGAAGCAAGTGGAGCGCAGTCGGAATGACCCCAACATGCTGGTCATCACCTACACCTCCGAGCACAACCATCCATGGCCGACTCAGCGCAACGCGCTGGCCGGGTCAACCCGTAATCACCACGGCAAgaacagcagcggcagcagctcaGGTTCCAAGAGCTCGCAGAACGAGAAGCAACAGCAACCAAACGTCAAGGAAGAGCCCAAGGATCCGGCCACGACGACGACCACCAGCACGATCACCACCACGACCAGTACCTCTCCGGTAGCGGCTGTGAAGGAGGAGGCGTTGGCAGGATCGTCAGAAGCGTTGGGGAGAGTCATGGATGCAGCGGTCGTAGACCACAATATCGAACTCATGGACCAAGTGTTCAGCGAGAGCTACAAGCCGATGATACCGGAGGCCGGTCACTCCGACGACTTCTTCTCCGACCTCGCGGAGCTGGAGTCAGATCCCATGAGCCTGATCttctccaaggagtacatggaaGCAAAGCCAAGCGGTGGCGGTGATCGTGCCCAGGAGAAAGCAATAACCAAGGACTTGGATCCATTCGACATGCTGGATTGGTCCACTACCTCTTCGGCAGCAAGCTCATTTGAGCAAGGAAAGAGAGGTTAA
- the LOC117864917 gene encoding 26S proteasome non-ATPase regulatory subunit 13 homolog B — translation MAAALEFLEAQGATRPELAEWYAALADLYQRKLWHQLTLKLDQFLGLAVVQAGDALIQLYNHFISDFETKINLLKFAHFTVVVSRQYLDKDAGINYLEGAISKLHDTREARVEEPILYVKMQIATFLLEKGNQKGCKKLLEEGKTTLDSMVDVDPSVHGTYYWVSSQYHKAHQDYCEFYKSALLYLAYTTVESLSEPFKQNLAFDLSLAALLGENIYNFGELLAHPIIHSLLGTQAEWIFHMLQAFNSGNIALYQELCKTHNGALSAQPALVQNERKLLEKINILCLMEIIFSRSSENRTIPLSDIAERTRLSVEDVEYLLMKSLSARLIEGIIDQVDGTVHVSWVQPRVLGIDQVNSLRDRLDTWVGKVHTTLLSVEAETPDLLSS, via the exons atggcggcggcgctggagttCCTGGAGGCGCAGGGCGCTACGCGGCCGGAGCTCGCGGAGTGGTACGCAGCGCTCGCCGACCTGTACCAACGGAAGCTGTGGCACCAGCTCACCCTCAAGCTCGACCAGttcctcggcctcgccgtcgtccaG GCGGGAGATGCCCTGATTCAGCTGTATAATCATTTCATCTCAGATTTTGAGACCAAGATCAATCTTCTGAAATTTGCTCACTTCACAGTGGTAGTTTCACGCCAGTATCTGGACAAAGATGCTGGTATAAACTATCTTGAAGGTGCAATTTCAAAGCTGCATGATACCCGGGAAGCACGGGTTGAAGAGCCCATTCTGTATGTGAAGATGCAGATTGCAACGTTTCTTCTTGAGAAGGGGAATCAAAAGGGGTGTAAGAAACTGCTAGAAGAGGGTAAAACAACTTTGGATAGCATGGTTGATGTTGATCCTTCGGTACATGGTACCTATTACTGGGTGTCTTCTCAGTATCACAAGGCCCATCAAGATTACTGTGAATTCTACAAGAGCGCTCTTCTTTATCTTGCATATACAACAGTGGAGTCACTTTCAGAACCATTCAAACAG AACCTGGCATTCGACCTCTCACTTGCTGCTTTACTGGGTGAAAACATTTACAACTTCGGGGAGCTGCTTGCCCATCCAATC ATCCATAGCCTTTTGGGGACTCAGGCTGAGTGGATTTTTCATATGCTGCAAGCATTCAACTCTGGTAATATAGCACTGTATCAAGAACTCTGCAAAACTCACAATGGTGCTTTGAGCGCACAGCCTGCATTGGTACAAAATGAGAGGAAACTTCTTGAAAAGATCAACATACTTTGCTTGATGGAAATCATTTTCAG TCGATCATCTGAAAACCGCACGATCCCATTGAGCGATATAGCAGAACGGACCAGGCTCTCGGTTGAAGATGTGGAGTATCTACTGATGAAGAGCCTCTCT GCTCGTCTTATAGAAGGCATAATTGATCAAGTTGATGGAACCGTCCATGTTTCATGGGTTCAACCGAGGGTCTTGGGCATAGACCAAGTGAACTCCCTGCGTGACCGTTTGGATACCTGGGTTGGGAAGGTGCATACGACCTTGCTTTCGGTTGAAGCCGAGACGCCAGACTTGCTATCTTCGTGA
- the LOC117864918 gene encoding protein AE7 translates to MVMGLINANPVIHEKKERRVRQAPETTDENAVEPIDQLEIFDHIRDIKDPEHPYSLEQLNVVTEDSIELNDESNHVRVTFTPTVEHCSMATVIGLCIRVKLIRSLPPRYKVDIRVAPGSHSTEAAVNKQLNDKERVAAALENPNLLDMVEECLSPTFD, encoded by the exons ATGGTTATGGGGTTGATAAATGCTAACCCTGTAATTCAtgagaagaaagagaggcgtGTACGACAAGCACCGGAGACCACAGATGAAAATGCAGTAGAGCCTATAGACCAGCTGGAAATATTTGAT CACATTAGAGATATAAAGGATCCAGAGCACCCATACTCATTGGAACAGCTTAATGTGGTAACTGAAGACTCAATTGAACTCAATGATGAAAGTAATCATGTCAG GGTTACTTTCACCCCAACAGTGGAGCACTGCAGCATGGCAACTGTTATAGGCCTTTGCATCCGCGTAAAACTCATACGGAGTCTCCCTCCTCGTTACAAG GTGGACATAAGGGTAGCCCCTGGATCACATTCAACTGAAGCTGCTG TGAATAAGCAACTGAACGATAAGGAACGTGTCGCGGCTGCATTGGAAAACCCAAACCTACTGGACATGGTGGAGGAGTGCTTGTCGCCAACATTTGACTGA
- the LOC117865983 gene encoding secretory carrier-associated membrane protein 6, whose product MHHDPNPFDEGAADDNPYSNGGGGGGKQQYGFRPTEPIGFGGAGRGDAVVDVPLDTMGDSKGKARELSSWESDLKRREADIKRREESLKNAGVPMEEKNWPPFFPLIHHDIANEIPANVQRLQYLAFASWLGIVLCLSWNFIAVIVCWIKEGDSKLFFLATIYALLGIPLSYLIWYRPLYRAMRTNSAFSFGWFFLCYLIHIGFCIIAAIAPPIVFHGKSLTGILAAIDTFSEHIVIGIFYFVGFGLFCLETLLSIAVLQRVYMYFRGNK is encoded by the exons ATGCATCACGACCCCAACCCCTTCGACGAGGGCGCCGCCGATGACAACCCCTACTCG aatggaggaggcggaggcggcaagCAGCAGTACGGGTTCCGGCCGACCGAGCCCATCGGCTTCGGGGGGGCCGGCAGGGGCGACGCCGTCGTCGACGTCCCGCTCGACACCATGGGG gactccaagggcaaggcgaggGAGCTCTCGTCGTGGGAATCAGATCTGAAGCGGCGTGAGGCG GATATCAAGAGGAGGGAGGAGTCGCTGAAGAATG CCGGAGTGCCCATGGAGGAGAAGAACTGGCCGCCATTCTTCCCGCTCATCCACCATGACATTGCCAATGAGATACCGGCTAATGTGCAGAGGTTGCAGTATCTTGCATTCGCAAGCTGGCTTG GAATTGTGCTTTGCCTCTCTTGGAATTTCATTGCTGTCATAGTCTGCTGGATCAAGGAGGGAG ATTCAAAGCTGTTTTTCCTTGCAACTATCTATGCTTTGCTTGGAATTCCCCTGTCATATTTGATATGGTATAGGCCCCTCTATCGTGCAATGAG GACTAACAGTGCTTTCAGTTTCGGATGGTTTTTCCTCTGTTATCTG ATACACATTGGTTTCTGCATAATTGCTGCCATTGCTCCACCCATTGTATTCCATGGGAAATCATTAAC TGGTATACTGGCTGCGATCGACACCTTCTCTGAGCATATCGTAATTGGG ATCTTCTACTTTGTGGGGTTTGGGCTGTTCTGTTTGGAGACACTGCTGAGCATTGCAGTTCTTCAG AGAGTGTACATGTACTTCAGAGGGAACAAGTGA
- the LOC117862788 gene encoding phosphoribulokinase, chloroplastic: MDAFMAHTSGAATTRYSPAGTSILLRSRRRGHFPSRVSCSAAAAAGKTVVIGLAADSGCGKSTFVRRLTSVLGGGAEPPSGGNPDSNTLVGGTATVICLDDYHSLDRAERKARGLTALDPRANDFDLMYEQVRAIKEGRAVDKPVYNHVTGLLDPPERIAPPKILVIEGLHPMYDERVRDLLDFSIYLDISEEVKFAWKIQRDMAERGHSLESIKASIDARKPDFDAYIDPQKQYADAVIEVLPTQLIPNDEEGKVLRVRLIMKEGVRHFAPVYLFDEGSVVTWIPCGRKLSCSYPGIKFAYGFGTYFGHEVSVLEMDGQFDKLDELIYVETHLSNLSTKFYGEVAQQMLKHADLPGSSNGTGLFQTIVGLKVRDLYEQIAAERADVTTDPLRV, from the exons ATGGACGCCTTCATGGCGCACACgagcggcgccgccaccacgcgATACTCGCCGGCGGGCACGTCCATCCTTCTCCGAAGCAGGAGGCGGGGCCACTTCCCCTCCCGCGTGTCGtgctcggccgcggcggcggcgggcaagaCGGTGGTGATCGGGCTGGCGGCCGACTCCGGGTGCGGGAAGAGCACGTTCGTGCGGCGGCTGACGAgcgtgctcggcggcggcgcggagccgcCGAGCGGCGGGAACCCGGACTCCAACACGCTCGTCGGCGGCACCGCCACGGTGATCTGCCTGGACGACTACCACTCGCTGGACCGCGCTGAGCGGAAGGCGCGGGGCCTGACGGCGCTGGACCCGAGAGCCAACGACTTCGACCTCATGTACGAGCAGGTGAGGGCCATCAAGGAGGGCCGCGCCGTCGACAAGCCCGTCTACAACCACGTCACCGGCCTCCTCGACCCGCCCGAGCGCATCGCGCCGCCCAAGATCCTCGTCATCGAGGGCCTGCACCCAAT GTACGATGAGCGCGTGAGGGACCTGCTAGACTTCAGCATCTACCTGGACATCAGCGAAGAGGTCAAGTTTGCATGGAAAATCCAG AGGGACATGGCAGAGCGCGGGCACAGCCTAGAGAGCATCAAGGCGAGCATCGATGCCAGGAAGCCGGACTTTGACGCCTACATTG ACCCGCAGAAGCAGTACGCGGACGCCGTGATCGAGGTCCTGCCGACGCAGCTGATCCCGAACGACGAGGAGGGCAAGGTGCTGCGCGTGAGGCTGATCATGAAGGAAGGCGTGAGGCACTTCGCCCCGGTGTACCTCTTCGACGAAGGGTCCGTCGTAACCTGGATCCCCTGCGGCCGGAAGCTCTCCTGCTCGTACCCCGGCATCAAGTTCGCCTACGGCTTCGGCACCTACTTCGGACACGAGGTGTCCGTGCTGGAGATGGACGGGCAGTTCGACAAGCTGGACGAGCTCATCTACGTGGAGACCCACCTGAGCAACCTGTCCACCAAGTTCTACGGGGAGGTGGCGCAGCAGATGCTCAAGCACGCCGACCTCCCGGGCAGCAGCAACGGAACGGGGCTCTTCCAGACCATCGTTGGGCTCAAGGTCAGGGACCTCTACGAGCAGATCGCCGCCGAGAGGGCCGACGTCACGACCGATCCCCTCAGGGTCTGA